A stretch of the Flavobacterium aquiphilum genome encodes the following:
- a CDS encoding exopolysaccharide biosynthesis polyprenyl glycosylphosphotransferase, with translation MRNRHKFTFIFCCILLDLLAMFIGPLIYLNSAKENHINWNEFLSNNMFMISIISWLLPTLYFRLYQLDSIFSLEVFYRNTWHSCIIQCFLWYSYLFLFQDDSQYSIVSSANLFQLTFLISYMVASRALFTVILTKMKRWVKKPMNVAIWGFNRTSIELASQLETNSYFVNFLGILNNKADLQYRDKEEFSLALVNGIHNASLDKIDEMYVVAKPDYIKDLNSYFELADKYCMRLKFVPDFSMLSRGQFSTTNFNNFHVIRPRFEPLQNAYNRLIKRIFDIVFSLAVIILILSWLYPLMGIIIKKQSKGPVLFKQLRTGKKNKTFWCYKFRSMKNNAVSDIQQARKNDDRVTPIGKFMRRTSIDEMPQFFNVLLGDMSVVGPRPHMIKHTEDYNEQVNNFMVRHFVKPGITGLAQVSGFRGEITDVSDIKRRVDADIHYLQNWSLAKDIKICFLTVFNSLKGDDKAF, from the coding sequence ATGCGTAACAGACATAAATTTACCTTTATTTTTTGCTGTATCTTACTTGATTTACTAGCGATGTTTATAGGCCCATTGATTTATTTGAATTCTGCCAAAGAAAATCATATAAATTGGAATGAATTCCTATCAAACAATATGTTTATGATTTCAATTATCAGTTGGTTATTACCTACTTTATATTTTAGGTTATATCAATTAGATAGTATTTTTAGTTTAGAGGTTTTTTATAGAAACACATGGCATAGTTGCATCATTCAATGTTTTCTATGGTATAGTTATCTTTTTCTTTTTCAAGATGATTCACAATATTCGATAGTGAGTAGTGCTAATCTTTTTCAATTGACTTTTCTGATTTCATACATGGTTGCCTCAAGAGCCTTGTTTACTGTTATTTTAACAAAAATGAAACGATGGGTAAAAAAGCCTATGAATGTTGCTATATGGGGATTTAATAGGACTAGCATAGAACTGGCTTCACAGCTTGAAACAAATTCATATTTTGTTAATTTTTTAGGTATTTTAAATAATAAAGCCGATTTGCAATACAGGGATAAAGAAGAATTTAGTTTGGCTCTTGTGAATGGAATACATAATGCGTCTTTAGATAAGATTGACGAAATGTATGTAGTTGCCAAACCTGACTATATAAAAGATCTAAACTCTTATTTTGAATTAGCCGATAAGTATTGTATGCGATTAAAATTTGTACCTGATTTTTCTATGCTTTCAAGAGGTCAATTTAGTACTACTAATTTTAACAATTTTCATGTAATTAGACCAAGATTTGAACCTCTTCAAAATGCTTATAACAGATTAATTAAAAGAATATTTGATATTGTTTTTAGTTTGGCTGTAATTATTTTGATACTTTCTTGGCTCTATCCTCTAATGGGAATTATCATTAAAAAACAAAGTAAAGGACCTGTTTTATTTAAGCAACTTAGAACCGGAAAAAAGAATAAAACTTTTTGGTGCTACAAGTTTCGAAGTATGAAGAATAACGCGGTAAGTGATATTCAGCAAGCACGAAAAAACGATGATAGAGTTACCCCCATAGGCAAATTTATGCGACGTACAAGTATCGATGAGATGCCTCAGTTTTTTAATGTGTTATTAGGAGATATGAGTGTTGTAGGACCAAGACCTCATATGATTAAGCATACTGAGGATTACAATGAACAGGTGAATAACTTTATGGTACGACATTTTGTTAAGCCCGGTATCACCGGTTTGGCTCAAGTATCTGGTTTTAGAGGTGAAATTACCGATGTTTCTGATATTAAGAGAAGAGTTGATGCAGATATTCATTATTTACAAAATTGGAGTTTAGCTAAAGATATTAAAATTTGTTTTTTAACCGTGTTTAATTCCCTTAAAGGTGACGATAAAGCTTTTTAA
- a CDS encoding VanZ family protein, with the protein MKKSPRFYCEKVILLIFISLVLLFIFYYSWLPDSSLRTETYLPIWLVDWSNHYYNLRTAIPFIPLGFLLEAWTFTIKKKHKHKKNCLSMTIRNLGISALIVSIAEGGQFLVLYRNPDYRDIIFGILGSILGAGTFYFIKTTTKLFFLNNA; encoded by the coding sequence ATGAAAAAAAGTCCCCGTTTTTATTGTGAAAAAGTAATCCTCCTGATCTTTATTTCTTTGGTTTTACTGTTTATCTTTTATTATTCATGGTTGCCCGATTCTTCTTTAAGAACCGAAACCTATTTGCCAATTTGGCTTGTTGATTGGAGTAATCACTATTACAACTTACGAACAGCTATTCCTTTTATTCCATTAGGTTTTTTATTGGAGGCTTGGACTTTTACAATTAAAAAAAAACATAAGCATAAGAAAAATTGCCTCTCAATGACAATACGGAATTTAGGCATTTCGGCTCTAATTGTTAGTATAGCTGAAGGTGGCCAGTTTTTAGTTTTATACCGAAATCCTGATTATCGGGATATAATATTTGGAATACTGGGAAGTATTTTAGGAGCCGGCACATTTTATTTTATAAAAACAACAACAAAATTATTTTTCTTGAACAATGCGTAA
- a CDS encoding tyrosine-protein phosphatase yields MKDILPKNYTDIHNHLLPAIDDGAKNTYETTCLIKRMREINICSAIATPHTFTTHWNNTPLSIKNAFDQATSIKKNHDFLKGYASEYMLDMNLINKLEKEPLLCLKENYILVELPLFFKPINLYDMLFELKIKNYKIIIAHPERYFYFHHNMSRYEELKEFNIFFQLNLLSINGYYGKKTQKIAEKLIENDMYDFTGTDIHNEKQILFLTKKPIVFAKKNKIGDLLIKNEIF; encoded by the coding sequence TTGAAGGATATACTTCCAAAAAATTACACTGACATTCACAATCATCTGCTACCCGCTATAGATGACGGGGCAAAAAACACTTATGAAACCACATGCCTTATAAAAAGAATGCGAGAAATTAACATCTGCAGTGCTATTGCAACGCCTCATACTTTTACTACACATTGGAACAACACGCCTCTTAGTATAAAAAATGCTTTTGATCAAGCAACCTCAATAAAGAAAAACCATGATTTCTTAAAAGGATATGCCAGCGAATATATGCTAGATATGAATCTCATTAACAAGCTAGAGAAAGAACCATTACTCTGTTTAAAAGAAAATTATATTCTGGTTGAACTTCCTTTGTTTTTCAAACCTATTAATTTATATGATATGTTGTTTGAATTGAAAATAAAAAATTACAAAATAATAATAGCCCATCCCGAACGCTATTTTTACTTTCATCACAACATGTCAAGGTATGAAGAGTTAAAAGAATTTAATATTTTTTTTCAACTTAATTTATTATCAATAAATGGTTATTACGGCAAAAAAACTCAAAAGATTGCAGAAAAATTAATCGAAAATGACATGTATGACTTTACTGGCACTGATATTCACAACGAAAAACAAATTCTTTTTTTAACCAAAAAACCCATTGTATTTGCTAAAAAAAATAAAATTGGTGATTTATTAATTAAGAATGAAATTTTCTAG
- a CDS encoding WcaF family extracellular polysaccharide biosynthesis acetyltransferase, translated as MKVRLDLFNSKIGLNRGASTAKEISWYLVKTLFFLSPIPYPSFFKVILLNFFGAKTGKGIVIKPRINIHFPWKLVIGDHVWIGEEVSLLNFELLTIGSHVCISQRVFICGGNHDYKDPAMAYRNGPITLEDGSWVGACVFVGPNVVIGSNTVVSAGSIVTQSLPENGIYKGNPAVFIKSRW; from the coding sequence ATGAAAGTTCGTTTGGATTTATTTAATTCTAAAATAGGCCTTAACAGAGGGGCTTCAACCGCAAAAGAAATTTCGTGGTACTTGGTTAAGACTTTATTTTTTTTATCTCCTATTCCCTATCCTTCTTTTTTTAAAGTGATTTTGTTGAACTTTTTTGGTGCTAAGACCGGTAAAGGTATAGTAATAAAACCAAGGATTAATATCCACTTTCCTTGGAAACTTGTAATCGGCGATCATGTTTGGATAGGAGAGGAGGTTTCTCTTTTAAACTTTGAATTATTGACTATTGGCAGCCATGTTTGTATTAGTCAAAGAGTTTTTATTTGCGGAGGTAATCATGATTATAAAGATCCTGCTATGGCTTATCGAAACGGACCAATAACTCTTGAAGATGGGAGTTGGGTTGGTGCTTGTGTATTTGTTGGACCAAACGTTGTAATCGGAAGCAATACAGTTGTGTCAGCTGGATCCATTGTGACACAATCATTGCCTGAAAATGGAATTTATAAAGGAAATCCGGCGGTATTTATTAAATCGCGTTGGTAA
- a CDS encoding glycosyltransferase family 4 protein: MRLLIIGPFPEPINGCSLANEVLLKQAKLHKNISVNYIDTNSREISSKHVGMFSFTKVFSFIKTYKSIFYINKADVVYITPGQTFYGVVKYMPFFLNCLLFGKPYLIHIHGNHLGNEYKSLQGFRRYLFSIFLKKASAGIVLSDYLKSNFEGLLNPEKIFIVENFAQDDLVQEVQIEKPKDMLRLLYLSNLMEEKGIIDFLDCLILLKENKILFTADIAGNVEDKCDFVIRNKFKELQGHIKYHGVVTGIQKKDLLEKANIFILPTYYRMEGQPISIIEAMATGNIILTTNFSGIPDIVSRANGYFIQPKNPKNIYDRLLEINQDLAKNIDSFSYTNMEYVKSNFTENQFSNKIIKLVQQLLQ, translated from the coding sequence ATGAGATTATTAATTATAGGTCCATTTCCAGAACCAATTAACGGCTGTTCGTTGGCAAATGAAGTTCTTTTAAAACAAGCAAAGTTGCATAAGAACATTTCTGTTAATTATATTGATACAAATTCAAGAGAAATTTCTTCTAAACATGTTGGTATGTTTTCTTTTACTAAAGTATTTTCTTTTATTAAAACATATAAGAGTATATTTTATATTAATAAAGCAGATGTAGTTTATATTACTCCAGGGCAAACTTTTTATGGTGTTGTAAAATATATGCCTTTTTTTTTAAACTGTTTATTATTTGGAAAACCGTACCTCATTCATATTCATGGGAATCATTTAGGAAATGAATATAAATCATTGCAAGGATTTAGAAGGTACTTATTTTCAATATTTTTAAAAAAAGCTTCTGCGGGTATTGTCCTTTCAGATTACTTAAAAAGTAATTTCGAGGGCTTACTTAATCCGGAAAAAATCTTTATTGTTGAAAATTTTGCCCAAGATGATTTAGTCCAGGAAGTACAAATAGAGAAACCTAAAGATATGCTCAGACTTCTTTATTTAAGTAATCTAATGGAAGAAAAAGGAATTATAGATTTTCTTGATTGCTTGATTCTTCTTAAAGAAAATAAGATTCTTTTTACAGCTGATATAGCTGGTAATGTCGAGGATAAATGCGATTTTGTAATACGTAATAAATTTAAAGAGCTACAAGGACATATAAAGTACCATGGTGTGGTCACGGGAATACAAAAAAAAGATCTTCTCGAGAAGGCCAATATTTTTATACTGCCAACATATTATCGTATGGAAGGTCAACCCATTTCCATAATTGAGGCTATGGCTACCGGAAATATTATTCTGACTACTAATTTTTCTGGAATACCAGATATTGTTAGTAGAGCAAACGGATATTTCATTCAGCCTAAAAACCCCAAGAATATATATGATAGATTGTTAGAGATTAATCAGGATTTGGCTAAAAACATTGATAGTTTCAGCTATACAAATATGGAGTATGTTAAATCTAATTTTACTGAAAATCAGTTCTCTAATAAAATTATAAAACTTGTTCAGCAGCTTTTACAATGA
- a CDS encoding glycosyltransferase family 2 protein, producing the protein MKVSIITICYNRKATIADSINSVLSQDYSDIEYIVIDGNSTDGTKDVIESYADSISKYLSEPDNGMYDALNKGLALATGDIIGLMHSDDEFYDSKVVSQIVKTFSDNPMTEGIYGNGIYVSNDSKERLIRNRIGGNYKFENLKKGWLPLHPTVYLKRETINKYGVYNLDFKIASDTEFLLRYLFKYKIKMTYNNSYMVKMRMGGLSTSYKRAYEILLEDCRIYRHHGLDSIKVVLSKKMLALKQYIRPQELVISES; encoded by the coding sequence ATGAAAGTTTCCATTATTACTATTTGTTATAATAGAAAAGCAACTATTGCGGATTCTATTAATAGTGTTTTGTCTCAGGATTATTCTGATATTGAGTATATTGTTATTGACGGAAATTCAACTGACGGTACAAAAGATGTTATCGAATCTTATGCGGATAGCATTAGTAAGTATTTATCCGAGCCAGATAACGGTATGTACGATGCGCTCAACAAAGGATTGGCTCTCGCAACTGGAGATATAATAGGATTAATGCATTCAGATGATGAGTTTTATGATTCAAAGGTTGTTTCACAAATTGTTAAAACCTTTAGTGATAATCCTATGACTGAAGGAATTTACGGTAACGGTATTTATGTTTCAAATGATAGTAAAGAGCGTTTGATCAGGAATAGGATTGGCGGTAATTATAAATTTGAAAATTTAAAAAAAGGGTGGTTGCCTTTGCATCCTACGGTTTATTTGAAGCGGGAGACGATTAATAAATATGGAGTTTACAATCTGGACTTTAAAATAGCTTCGGATACAGAGTTTTTACTCCGCTATTTGTTCAAATACAAAATTAAGATGACTTACAATAACAGCTATATGGTTAAGATGAGAATGGGAGGATTAAGTACCAGCTACAAGAGGGCATATGAGATTCTGTTGGAGGATTGCAGAATTTACAGGCACCACGGTTTAGATTCTATTAAAGTAGTTCTTTCGAAAAAGATGCTTGCTTTGAAACAATATATTCGTCCCCAAGAGTTGGTTATTTCAGAATCATAA
- a CDS encoding polysaccharide biosynthesis/export family protein, whose amino-acid sequence MNTSSYFTIFFAFFFAFFFQSCANKKDILYFQDASKYASVPVVQAETLIQRNDILSISVGALVPETASLYNIQNLGNGLASQNIETIKLQGYLVSDQGKIVFPVLGKISVQGMTVAALEEHLKKLLEEGGHLVNPTVSVRILNAKVTILGEVNRPGTFSFLEQYVSVPQALGYAGDLTINGKRNDILLIRESEGVRTITHVDLTTASWMNDPKYRIKQNDVLVINPNNPKIKTAGYVGNTSVILTIASLILSSIVLLTR is encoded by the coding sequence ATGAATACATCCAGTTATTTTACTATTTTTTTTGCATTTTTTTTTGCATTCTTTTTTCAGTCATGTGCTAACAAAAAAGATATCTTATATTTTCAAGATGCTTCAAAATATGCCTCTGTACCAGTTGTACAAGCGGAGACTTTGATACAGCGTAATGATATTTTGAGTATCTCAGTAGGTGCTTTAGTCCCTGAAACGGCCTCACTTTACAATATCCAAAATCTAGGAAACGGTCTTGCTTCGCAAAACATAGAGACAATAAAGCTCCAAGGGTATTTAGTTTCTGACCAAGGGAAAATCGTTTTTCCGGTATTAGGAAAAATTTCAGTCCAGGGAATGACTGTAGCGGCTTTAGAAGAGCATCTTAAAAAACTCTTGGAAGAGGGGGGGCATTTAGTTAATCCAACAGTGAGTGTGCGTATTTTGAACGCTAAAGTAACCATTTTGGGCGAAGTGAACCGGCCAGGAACATTTTCTTTTTTGGAACAGTATGTTTCTGTACCACAAGCTCTTGGGTATGCGGGAGATCTCACAATTAATGGCAAACGCAATGATATTTTGTTAATCAGAGAATCAGAGGGCGTAAGGACAATCACGCATGTTGATTTGACAACTGCCAGTTGGATGAATGATCCAAAGTACAGGATTAAGCAAAACGACGTATTGGTGATTAATCCAAATAACCCAAAGATTAAAACAGCCGGATATGTGGGAAATACCAGTGTAATATTAACAATTGCTTCCCTAATACTAAGTTCTATTGTTTTATTAACCCGATAA
- a CDS encoding phospho-sugar mutase, with amino-acid sequence MNLTDAINEWFTPCFDKNTQGAVKEMMDLDPKELKDSFYKNLEFGTGGMRGIMGVGNNRINKYALGKSTQGISNYLKQTFAANSLRVVIAYDCRHNSNSLAKVVADVFSANGIQVYLFSGLRPTPELSFAVRYLNCQCGIVLTASHNPPEYNGYKVYWKDGGQIVPPEDQEIINSIEKLTYDQVNFQANEDLIHHINSEVDAAFIESSIVSTSFNTDKIAKENLNIVFTPLHGTAITIIPDALQQAGYSNFHIVEDQAIPNGDFPTVKSPNPEEPEALLMALELAEKVGADIVIGTDPDCDRLGIAVRNIEGQMVLLNGNQSMILMMAFLLEKWKNNNKINSQQFVGSTIVSTPMIIGLANAYGVECKLGLTGFKWIAKMIKDNPALEFIGGGEESFGFMVGDKVRDKDAVAASLLTCELAAQAKAKGSSAYLTLLNLYVEYGFYKEHLISITKKGQEGLIEIDKIMVALRKQPISEIDGKKVIRIEDYKTSIVKRTADNTEDLLLLPKADVLVFYAEDGSKIAVRPSGTEPKIKFYISVNAPLDSIENYTKVEAFLNNKIVNIVSQLQF; translated from the coding sequence ATGAATTTAACAGATGCCATAAACGAGTGGTTCACACCTTGCTTTGATAAAAATACCCAAGGAGCGGTTAAAGAAATGATGGATTTAGATCCAAAAGAATTGAAAGATAGTTTTTATAAGAATCTTGAATTTGGAACAGGTGGAATGAGGGGGATTATGGGAGTTGGGAACAATAGAATAAATAAATATGCACTTGGGAAGAGTACACAGGGAATCTCTAATTATTTAAAACAAACTTTTGCGGCCAACTCATTAAGGGTCGTAATTGCTTACGATTGTCGTCACAACAGTAATAGTTTAGCAAAGGTTGTTGCTGATGTTTTCTCGGCTAATGGTATTCAAGTTTATTTGTTTTCGGGCTTACGACCTACCCCAGAGCTTTCTTTTGCTGTGCGGTATTTAAATTGTCAATGTGGAATTGTACTCACAGCTTCACATAATCCCCCGGAATATAATGGTTATAAAGTGTATTGGAAAGATGGGGGGCAAATAGTACCTCCAGAAGACCAAGAAATAATTAATTCAATCGAAAAATTGACTTATGACCAAGTCAATTTTCAAGCGAATGAGGATCTAATACATCATATTAATTCGGAGGTTGACGCTGCTTTTATTGAATCGTCTATAGTGAGCACAAGTTTTAATACCGACAAAATTGCAAAAGAGAATTTAAATATTGTTTTTACACCTTTGCACGGAACGGCCATAACAATAATTCCTGATGCACTGCAACAAGCAGGTTATTCCAATTTTCATATTGTTGAAGATCAGGCGATACCGAATGGAGACTTTCCAACAGTAAAATCTCCAAATCCAGAGGAGCCGGAAGCCTTACTAATGGCATTAGAGTTGGCCGAGAAGGTAGGGGCAGATATTGTAATTGGTACAGATCCTGATTGTGACCGTTTAGGTATTGCAGTTCGAAACATCGAAGGACAAATGGTATTATTGAATGGTAACCAGAGTATGATTTTAATGATGGCTTTTTTACTGGAAAAGTGGAAGAACAACAATAAGATTAACTCGCAACAATTTGTTGGATCAACCATTGTGTCAACTCCAATGATCATTGGGTTAGCAAATGCATATGGTGTGGAATGCAAGTTGGGGTTGACGGGATTTAAATGGATTGCCAAAATGATAAAAGACAATCCGGCACTTGAATTCATCGGAGGAGGGGAAGAAAGTTTTGGTTTCATGGTTGGGGACAAGGTTCGGGATAAAGATGCCGTTGCAGCTAGTTTATTAACATGTGAATTAGCAGCTCAGGCCAAAGCTAAAGGCAGTTCGGCGTATTTAACTTTATTGAATTTATATGTTGAATATGGTTTTTATAAAGAGCATCTAATTTCGATAACCAAAAAAGGACAGGAAGGATTAATTGAAATTGATAAGATCATGGTAGCCTTACGCAAACAACCTATTTCAGAAATTGATGGCAAAAAAGTGATTCGTATAGAAGATTATAAAACATCAATAGTTAAAAGGACAGCAGATAATACAGAGGACTTATTGTTACTTCCTAAAGCTGATGTGTTGGTTTTTTATGCAGAGGATGGTTCTAAAATAGCTGTAAGACCAAGTGGGACAGAACCGAAAATTAAATTTTATATTAGCGTAAATGCCCCTCTGGATTCAATAGAAAATTACACAAAAGTTGAGGCCTTCTTGAACAATAAAATAGTAAATATTGTGTCCCAATTGCAATTTTAG
- a CDS encoding GumC family protein: MYNTDRNDFFDNMDDNNGVPFQEVIRKYLRYWPWFLVTVVVSIFMAFIYLRYTDVIYRTEAKIKLLNDKENSNFTLDVSKLFNKSSINLENEVALLKSVHLSEKVVKNLQLNVEYFHNSAVTSKRVYNQPFKVFYTGNPTLLKNTLEYTITVTRSGYTIQEVKSGRVHKNIGYFMLSSVQGFPIMIKPYVLQRMAANIDKNFTVNIRPINQSAMSLSNAFQINPEGTESDILSISLDGTDGSQSEAIINNLIKVFGEDGISDKQEVSRRTISFVEDRFVYLRRELDSIESSKKEYKKKNNLSFIQEDAEASIQSKMDKEQILDDVESQMLLAQLLKQNIENQKVFELLPANIGIQNITINQLVDEYNKTVLEFQKNRSSAGSNNPSLKVLISELSIERQNIINSVKAYKQQLQTKLVQSKTSQREASISFSSLPEKEKVLRSIERQQNLKESLYLLLLQKKEEAAINLAVTIPNTKIIDYAITKNYPIYPKKSTVFIAAILIGLLFPFGILFLVFKLDNKIYNAVDIESYTASIPILAEIPSSENSKSRELQSVEAFRTLANNTNFITPFDSQNRGSVIFVTSSIKGEGKTYVSYNLADAYAHLDKKVILVGADFRNPQLHRHLNQSREGGKGFSNYLHDLNLQWRDLIFRADDRTYSFDILLSGDIPPNPTLLLSSHRFASFIDELKQQYDIVIFDTPPTLIVTDSLIISKYADTTLYLVRSGVTEKRLVTYSKKLSDEKKIVNMGYVINAIDLNRFYSYGYNYGYGYGYGKDMERKSWYKRLFQYWM, encoded by the coding sequence ATGTATAATACTGATAGAAATGATTTTTTTGATAATATGGATGATAATAATGGAGTTCCTTTTCAAGAAGTGATACGGAAATATTTACGTTATTGGCCTTGGTTTTTAGTAACTGTAGTGGTATCAATTTTTATGGCCTTTATTTATTTGCGCTATACAGATGTAATCTATAGAACAGAAGCCAAGATTAAATTATTGAATGACAAAGAGAATTCTAATTTCACACTAGATGTATCCAAATTATTTAATAAGTCAAGTATAAATTTAGAAAACGAAGTTGCTTTACTAAAGTCTGTGCACTTGTCAGAGAAAGTAGTTAAGAATTTACAATTGAATGTAGAATATTTCCATAACTCAGCAGTGACTTCTAAGAGGGTTTATAATCAGCCTTTTAAGGTTTTTTATACGGGAAATCCAACTCTTTTAAAGAATACGTTGGAGTACACGATTACAGTTACAAGATCAGGTTATACTATTCAAGAAGTTAAATCCGGCAGGGTTCATAAAAATATAGGATATTTTATGCTTAGCTCTGTTCAGGGCTTCCCTATAATGATTAAGCCTTATGTTTTACAGAGAATGGCAGCCAATATTGATAAAAATTTTACTGTAAACATAAGGCCGATCAATCAATCGGCTATGTCTTTGAGTAATGCTTTTCAAATTAATCCAGAGGGAACAGAAAGTGATATTCTCTCAATATCATTAGATGGGACAGATGGTTCTCAATCAGAGGCTATTATTAATAACTTGATTAAAGTTTTTGGAGAAGACGGAATTTCAGATAAGCAGGAAGTATCACGCAGGACAATTAGTTTTGTAGAAGATCGCTTCGTGTATTTGAGAAGAGAACTGGATTCAATTGAAAGCTCAAAAAAAGAATACAAGAAAAAGAATAATTTAAGTTTTATTCAGGAAGATGCTGAGGCTAGTATTCAATCAAAAATGGACAAAGAACAAATACTTGATGATGTTGAATCTCAAATGTTGTTAGCCCAACTTCTCAAACAAAATATAGAAAACCAAAAGGTTTTTGAACTTCTGCCAGCGAATATAGGGATACAAAATATAACGATTAATCAGTTAGTTGATGAGTATAATAAAACGGTTTTGGAATTCCAAAAAAATCGATCCAGTGCCGGAAGTAATAATCCTTCGCTTAAAGTTTTAATAAGTGAACTTAGTATTGAGCGACAGAATATAATAAATTCGGTAAAAGCATACAAACAGCAGTTACAAACTAAATTGGTGCAAAGTAAAACGTCTCAACGGGAAGCTTCTATTTCTTTTTCATCATTACCGGAAAAAGAAAAAGTATTGAGAAGTATTGAGCGTCAACAAAATTTAAAGGAAAGTTTGTATTTATTGCTGCTTCAAAAAAAAGAAGAAGCTGCTATAAACTTAGCAGTCACGATACCCAATACAAAGATAATAGATTATGCAATAACCAAAAATTATCCTATCTATCCTAAAAAAAGTACTGTTTTTATAGCAGCTATATTGATAGGTTTATTATTCCCTTTTGGTATATTATTTCTTGTTTTTAAACTGGATAATAAGATATACAATGCAGTTGATATTGAAAGTTATACAGCTTCCATACCGATTTTAGCCGAAATACCTTCTTCTGAAAATTCAAAATCAAGAGAACTTCAAAGTGTTGAAGCTTTTAGAACTTTGGCTAATAATACCAATTTCATAACTCCTTTTGATTCTCAGAACAGGGGAAGCGTAATTTTTGTTACTTCCTCTATAAAAGGGGAAGGTAAAACATATGTATCTTATAATTTAGCGGATGCCTATGCGCATCTTGATAAAAAAGTTATACTTGTTGGTGCAGACTTTAGGAATCCACAATTGCATAGACATTTAAATCAATCTAGGGAGGGAGGTAAAGGATTTTCCAATTACCTTCATGATTTAAATTTGCAATGGCGAGATTTGATTTTCAGGGCCGACGATAGGACATATTCCTTCGATATCTTATTGTCTGGGGATATTCCGCCTAACCCAACTTTATTGCTTTCAAGTCATAGATTTGCGTCTTTTATAGATGAATTAAAACAACAATATGATATTGTTATTTTTGATACACCTCCTACATTAATAGTCACAGATTCTTTGATTATCTCAAAGTATGCAGATACTACACTGTACTTAGTTCGATCTGGAGTTACAGAAAAAAGGCTAGTTACCTACTCTAAAAAATTAAGCGATGAAAAGAAAATAGTCAATATGGGTTATGTAATTAATGCAATCGACCTTAATCGATTCTACAGTTATGGATATAATTATGGATATGGATATGGTTATGGAAAGGATATGGAAAGAAAGTCTTGGTATAAACGACTATTTCAGTATTGGATGTAA